One Triticum dicoccoides isolate Atlit2015 ecotype Zavitan chromosome 5B, WEW_v2.0, whole genome shotgun sequence genomic window carries:
- the LOC119309694 gene encoding U-box domain-containing protein 7-like produces MVVRCVHADAGGFRLWPVFSAATMRRKLLEVLTCGGGGGGGSCRGRTSFRSPQPRAHSQPRPRADRLAELLRAEPSECGDDEGEADAAVRKAAALEELKVVVAALQDREGDVAGGVSWRVEAATVVRRKAKDDAMAREMLAMLGAIPPLVAMLDQGGGGEELLAAALYALLNMGIGNDTNKAAIVQAGAVHKMLRIAEAASGALTEALVANFLCLSALDANKPIIGASGAAPFLVRAFEAAATEQVRHDALRALLNLSIAAANVPHLLSAGLAPSLIAAIGDMSASDRALAALCNIVAACPEGRRAVSRAPDAVPVLVDVLNWSDEAGCQEKAAYVLMVLAHRSYGDRAAMAEAGATSALLELTLVGTALAQKRASRILEILRADKGKQVVDASGVVATVSAPQERGGGGGRRREEGGEEEEEAEGEACCMSNEKRAVRQLVQQSLQSNMRRIVRRARLPQDLAPSDGLKALSSSSTSKSLPF; encoded by the exons ATGGTGGTCAGGTGCGTGCACGCCGATGCGGGCGGTTTCCGGCTCTGGCCGGTCTTCTCGGCCGCCACCATGCGGAGGAAGCTTCTTGAGGTCCtcacgtgcggcggcggcggcggcggcggttcttGCCGCGGCCGGACGTCCTTCCGGTCGCCCCAGCCACGCGCGCACTCGCAGCCAAGGCCGCGGGCCGACCGGCTGGCGGAGCTGCTCAGGGCGGAGCCGTCCGAGTGCGGCGACGACGAGGGCGAGGCGGACGCGGCCGTCAggaaggcggcggcgctggaggagctGAAGGTCGTGGTCGCCGCCCTTCAGGATCGAGAGGGAGACGTTGCCGGCGGCGTCTCGTGGCGTGTCGAGGCGGCCACGGTCGTGCGGAGGAAGGCCAAGGACGACGCCATGGCCAGGGAGATGCTCGCGATGCTCGGCGCCATCCCGCCGCTCGTCGCCATGCTCGACCAGGGTGGAGGCGGCGAGGAGCTGCTGGCCGCCGCGCTGTACGCGCTCCTCAACATGGGGATCGGCAATGACAC GAACAAGGCCGCGATCGTCCAGGCCGGCGCCGTGCACAAGATGCTCCGCATTGCCGAGGCCGCGTCCGGCGCTCTGACGGAGGCGCTCGTCGCCAACTTCCTCTGCCTCAGCGCGCTGGACGCGAACAAGCCCATCATCGGCGCCTCCGGGGCCGCGCCCTTCCTCGTGCGCGCGTTCGAGGCCGCGGCCACCGAGCAGGTCCGGCACGACGCCCTGCGCGCGCTGCTCAACCTCTCCATCGCGGCGGCGAACGTGCCGCACCTGCTGTCCGCGGGGCTCGCGCCGTCGCTCATCGCGGCCATCGGAGACATGTCGGCGTCGGACCGCGCCCTCGCCGCGCTCTGCAACATCGTGGCCGCCTGCcccgagggccggcgcgctgtgagccGCGCCCCGGACGCGGTGCCGGTCCTCGTGGACGTGCTCAACTGGTCCGACGAGGCCGGGTGCCAGGAGAAGGCCGCGTACGTGCTGATGGTGCTGGCGCACCGGAGCTACGGCGACCGCGCGGCCATGGCGGAGGCGGGCGCCACGTCGGCGCTGCTGGAGCTGACGCTGGTGGGCACGGCGCTGGCGCAGAAGCGCGCGTCGAGGATCCTGGAGATCCTGCGCGCCGACAAGGGCAAGCAGGTGGTCGACGCGTCCGGCGTCGTGGCCACGGTGTCGGCGCCGcaggagcgcggcggcggcggagggcggcgccgggaggaggggggcgaggaggaggaggaggcggagggggAGGCCTGCTGCATGAGCAATGAGAAGCGCGCCGTGCGGCAGCTGGTGCAGCAGAGCCTGCAGAGCAACATGCGGCGGATCGTGCGGCGCGCGCGGCTCCCGCAGGACCTGGCGCCGTCGGACGGCCTCAaggcgctctcctcctcctccacctccaaaAGCCTGCCGTTCTAA